Proteins encoded in a region of the Actinomycetes bacterium genome:
- a CDS encoding sugar ABC transporter permease, protein MIRVINALLAIVGGVGGALLLYYVLNKLVEGLPEKWEERIKPYVFIGPAVLAIGIFLIYPAVRTIILSFANAQSTAWVGLANYTKLLGSSDFQLTLVNTLLWIAVVPAVTVAFGLGIAVLADRLGPQAEKLTKSTVFLPMAISGVGAATIWRFIYETRAKGEPQIGLQNAIVTALGFDPVAWLQLDTLKINSFLLMIILIWAQAGFSMVLLSAAVKGVPEETLEAARIDGANERQIFFRVIVPQIWGTVITVFITVLITVMKIFDIVYVMTNGNFNTDVIAVRFFNELFRNGDNGKAAAIVVMLMIAVLPIIAYQVRHFRAEEAAR, encoded by the coding sequence ATGATCAGGGTGATCAACGCCTTGCTGGCGATCGTCGGTGGCGTGGGCGGCGCCCTGCTGCTCTACTACGTCCTCAACAAGCTGGTCGAGGGACTCCCCGAAAAGTGGGAAGAGCGCATCAAGCCCTACGTCTTCATCGGGCCGGCGGTCCTGGCGATCGGCATCTTCCTCATCTACCCGGCCGTGCGAACGATCATCCTGAGCTTTGCCAACGCGCAGAGCACCGCCTGGGTCGGCCTGGCCAACTACACCAAGCTGCTCGGCTCCAGTGACTTCCAGCTGACGCTGGTCAACACCCTGCTCTGGATCGCGGTGGTGCCGGCCGTCACCGTGGCGTTCGGGCTCGGGATCGCGGTGCTCGCCGACCGGCTGGGACCCCAGGCCGAGAAGCTGACGAAGTCGACCGTCTTCCTGCCCATGGCCATCAGCGGGGTCGGGGCGGCCACCATCTGGCGCTTCATCTACGAGACCCGCGCGAAGGGTGAGCCGCAGATCGGCCTGCAGAACGCCATCGTCACCGCGCTCGGGTTCGACCCGGTGGCCTGGCTGCAGCTCGACACCTTGAAGATCAACAGCTTCCTGCTCATGATCATCCTCATCTGGGCACAGGCCGGGTTCTCGATGGTGCTGCTGTCGGCCGCGGTCAAGGGCGTGCCCGAGGAGACGCTCGAGGCGGCCCGCATCGACGGGGCCAACGAGCGCCAGATCTTCTTCCGCGTGATCGTGCCGCAGATCTGGGGGACGGTCATCACGGTCTTCATCACCGTCCTCATCACCGTGATGAAGATCTTCGACATCGTCTACGTGATGACCAACGGCAACTTCAACACCGACGTGATCGCCGTCCGGTTCTTCAACGAACTGTTCCGCAACGGCGACAACGGGAAGGCCGCCGCCATCGTCGTCATGCTCATGATCGCCGTCCTGCCCATCATCGCCTACCAGGTGCGTCACTTCCGGGCCGAGGAGGCAGCACGATGA
- a CDS encoding ABC transporter substrate-binding protein: MRWRRFVQGVAVAAVVALAASACLNESGGGGSSGGGGGAGDKQVEILYGFGGDQSKGFQAGLKDFQQSSGITVKFSEASQSFDTVVRTRVAGNNLPDIALFPQPGVLLDIAKGGKMQDLATLLNMDTLKSTLVPGELDAATTEGKVYGIPMSMNVKSLVWYPKKAFEAKGYKAPQTIAELEALTEKIKADGTPPWCVGIESAAATGWPATDWLEEFVLRYGGPETYDKWTKHQIPFTDPVVKQAATEFEKLALTDGNVFGGRKAVVSNAFATAANPMFENPPKCFLHRQGNFITQKGFFPEKVRTKLDQEVGVFQLPGTSPDNRPVLGGGDLAGAFSKDDDTKKVLEFLTSDKFNGGTKEGSYISPHKTFDLSQYPDETTKKIAKLAYESTVFRFDGSDLMPGAVGAGSFWRGMTAWISGQKNLDQVLKDIDESWPS, from the coding sequence ATGCGATGGCGTAGGTTCGTCCAAGGGGTCGCGGTGGCAGCGGTGGTGGCGCTGGCTGCGTCGGCCTGCCTCAACGAGTCCGGCGGCGGCGGCAGCAGCGGCGGCGGCGGCGGCGCCGGGGACAAGCAGGTCGAGATCCTGTACGGCTTCGGCGGTGACCAGTCGAAGGGCTTCCAGGCAGGGCTGAAGGACTTCCAGCAGTCCTCCGGGATCACGGTCAAATTCTCGGAGGCCTCCCAGTCCTTCGACACGGTCGTCCGCACCCGGGTCGCCGGCAACAACCTTCCCGACATCGCGCTGTTCCCCCAGCCCGGCGTGCTGCTGGACATCGCCAAGGGCGGGAAGATGCAGGACCTTGCCACCCTGCTCAACATGGACACGCTGAAGTCGACCCTGGTGCCCGGCGAGCTCGACGCGGCCACCACCGAAGGCAAGGTCTACGGCATACCCATGTCCATGAACGTCAAGAGCCTGGTGTGGTACCCGAAGAAGGCGTTCGAGGCCAAGGGCTACAAGGCCCCGCAGACCATCGCTGAACTGGAGGCGCTCACCGAGAAGATCAAGGCCGACGGCACGCCGCCATGGTGCGTGGGCATCGAGTCCGCCGCCGCGACCGGCTGGCCGGCCACCGACTGGCTCGAGGAGTTCGTCCTGCGTTACGGCGGCCCCGAGACCTACGACAAGTGGACCAAGCACCAGATCCCCTTCACCGACCCGGTGGTGAAGCAGGCCGCCACCGAGTTCGAGAAGCTCGCGCTGACGGACGGCAACGTCTTCGGCGGACGCAAGGCGGTCGTGAGCAACGCCTTCGCCACCGCGGCCAACCCCATGTTCGAGAACCCGCCGAAGTGCTTCCTGCACCGGCAGGGCAACTTCATCACCCAGAAGGGGTTCTTCCCCGAGAAGGTGCGGACGAAGTTGGACCAAGAGGTGGGCGTGTTCCAGCTGCCCGGAACGAGCCCGGACAACCGGCCGGTCCTCGGCGGTGGCGACCTGGCCGGCGCCTTCAGCAAGGACGACGACACCAAGAAGGTGCTGGAGTTTCTCACCAGCGACAAGTTCAACGGAGGAACCAAGGAAGGCAGCTACATCTCGCCGCACAAGACCTTCGATCTGAGCCAGTACCCGGACGAAACCACGAAGAAAATCGCGAAGCTCGCCTACGAGTCGACCGTCTTCCGGTTCGACGGCTCCGACCTGATGCCGGGGGCCGTGGGAGCGGGCAGCTTCTGGCGGGGCATGACCGCCTGGATCAGCGGGCAGAAGAACCTCGACCAGGTGCTCAAGGACATCGACGAGAGCTGGCCGAGCTGA
- a CDS encoding substrate-binding domain-containing protein: protein MTKQRFWHILPKRFVKSFARVPPMLALRDVSDAHGGYRTVSRLLDLPTPPTGVFCFNDKMAMGAYQAAAERGLRVPEDLSVVGYDDQELIASSLSPG, encoded by the coding sequence TTGACGAAGCAACGGTTCTGGCACATCCTGCCGAAACGATTCGTCAAGTCGTTCGCGCGGGTGCCACCGATGCTTGCGTTGCGGGACGTCTCCGACGCCCACGGCGGCTACCGGACAGTGTCCCGGCTGCTGGACCTGCCAACGCCACCGACGGGCGTGTTCTGCTTCAACGACAAGATGGCCATGGGCGCCTACCAGGCGGCCGCCGAGCGGGGCCTGCGCGTCCCCGAGGACCTCTCGGTGGTCGGGTACGACGACCAGGAGCTGATCGCATCCTCACTGTCGCCGGGCTGA
- a CDS encoding endonuclease has product MGTVYLLHFLEPIGNPANPRAMTQHYIGVDLSGKRISVQTAGNGAAIVRVVQARGIGFVVAATWPGTRALERQLKNRKHASRFCPVCRADRDPTCGTTREGGGPSN; this is encoded by the coding sequence ATGGGGACGGTGTACCTCCTGCACTTCCTGGAGCCGATTGGCAACCCGGCCAACCCTCGGGCGATGACGCAGCACTACATCGGCGTCGACCTGAGCGGCAAGCGGATCTCGGTGCAGACCGCCGGCAACGGCGCCGCCATCGTGCGGGTCGTCCAGGCCCGAGGCATCGGCTTCGTGGTGGCGGCGACCTGGCCCGGTACGCGGGCGCTGGAGCGGCAGCTCAAGAACCGCAAGCACGCCTCGCGCTTCTGCCCGGTGTGCCGAGCCGACCGTGACCCGACGTGCGGCACGACACGGGAAGGGGGTGGTCCATCGAACTAG
- a CDS encoding alpha/beta hydrolase yields MGARHPSAARHPPGFGFATVDANPTTRAWLVTLEAEAHALAGNEAASLRALDQAETIVGGAGEEDAARRPRVAFFDRARLVGERGVALARLGRPADARQVLEAALGSLDPEMVKIRPRLIRPQHAAVATGRGSTATPCPDLELASPRINHHQAAEDEKWLLSGGQLGASRRAWRVWVTRVGNTRQRRGWMMGKYVQLGAVKTWYDEHGSGQPLVLLHGGLVDARWFEPNLAPLAERFHVYIPERRGHGHTPDVPGPITYQLMADDTIAFLDTVVGEAADLVGHSDGAFVAMLVAMQRPELVNRLVMISGGFNKSGDADPDMEWDVDQIAQFLGPAYGEVSPDGIDHFKVVATKIGEMAAVEPNLQASELAKVTQRALVMFSDDDLVTLTHTVEMYDALPNAELAVVPGTSHFLTQEKPHLVNAIVLDFLTNEPVPTIAGIRRAPAAQ; encoded by the coding sequence GTGGGAGCGCGGCATCCATCAGCCGCGCGGCATCCACCGGGATTCGGCTTCGCGACCGTCGACGCCAACCCGACGACCCGGGCGTGGCTGGTCACACTGGAGGCCGAGGCGCACGCCCTGGCCGGCAACGAGGCGGCCAGCCTGCGGGCGCTCGACCAGGCCGAGACGATCGTGGGCGGTGCCGGCGAGGAGGATGCAGCTCGCCGACCGCGGGTGGCCTTCTTCGACCGTGCCCGCCTGGTGGGCGAGCGCGGCGTGGCCCTGGCCCGGCTGGGCAGGCCGGCGGACGCCCGGCAGGTTCTTGAGGCGGCGCTCGGGTCGCTCGACCCGGAGATGGTCAAGATCAGGCCGCGGCTGATCCGCCCGCAACATGCTGCTGTAGCGACGGGCCGGGGTTCGACCGCGACCCCGTGTCCCGACCTTGAGCTAGCATCCCCGCGAATCAACCACCACCAGGCGGCGGAGGATGAGAAGTGGCTATTGAGTGGGGGGCAATTGGGGGCATCACGCAGGGCGTGGCGCGTGTGGGTCACAAGGGTCGGGAACACTCGTCAACGGAGAGGATGGATGATGGGCAAGTACGTGCAGCTGGGCGCGGTGAAGACCTGGTACGACGAGCACGGCTCCGGTCAGCCGCTGGTGCTGTTGCATGGTGGGCTGGTCGACGCGCGGTGGTTCGAGCCCAACCTCGCACCGTTGGCGGAGCGGTTCCACGTCTACATACCCGAACGTCGTGGCCACGGACACACCCCAGACGTGCCAGGCCCGATCACCTACCAGCTGATGGCAGACGACACCATCGCCTTCCTCGACACGGTCGTCGGTGAGGCCGCCGACCTGGTCGGGCACAGCGACGGTGCGTTCGTGGCGATGCTGGTGGCGATGCAGCGACCCGAGCTGGTGAACCGGCTGGTGATGATCAGCGGCGGCTTCAACAAAAGCGGCGACGCAGACCCGGACATGGAATGGGACGTCGACCAGATTGCCCAGTTCCTCGGCCCCGCCTACGGCGAAGTGTCACCTGACGGCATCGACCACTTCAAAGTGGTGGCCACGAAGATCGGTGAAATGGCCGCCGTCGAACCCAACCTGCAAGCGTCCGAGTTGGCCAAGGTGACCCAGCGCGCCCTCGTGATGTTCTCCGACGACGACCTAGTGACCCTCACCCACACCGTGGAAATGTACGACGCCCTGCCGAACGCCGAGCTCGCCGTCGTCCCAGGCACTTCACACTTCCTCACCCAAGAAAAGCCCCACTTGGTCAACGCGATCGTGCTCGACTTCCTTACCAACGAACCCGTCCCCACCATCGCCGGCATCCGACGAGCACCAGCCGCACAGTAG